GCTTTTATCCTTTGAATACTTTAACTCTTCCGGCGGCTGGTGTGAGCGGACGGTGGAGCCGCTGAAGCTGTGTTTTAAGGGCGGCAACTGGTATGTGTCCGGGTATTGCCGCAGACGGCGTGGGTTTCGTCTGTTCCGTCTGAGCAGGATATTGAAGCTTTGTATAGAAGATGAGACATTTACACCAAAGGTGTACAAAGAAGGGGAGCGCCCTGAGCCGGTTCAGGAGATGATCCCCATGAAGATCCGGTTCTCCGGCGAGGCGTCTTTTCAGGTGATGGACTTTTTCGCTCCGGATGACATCGAGGTGGAAGAGGACGGGACTCTTCTTGTAAATACCGCATTTCCGCCGGGCATATGGATCAAGCGGTTTCTGCTTTCGTTTGGCGCCCTTGCGAGGGTGATCGAGCCTGAGTGGGTGTGCCGGGAGCTGCTGGAAGAAGCAGAAAAAATCCGGATGTTGTACGATATATGACAGAGGTTGTCATATTTTCCGGTGTATGATGGCGGCAGAATGATAAAAACGAGGGAGGTAAGAGAATATGATCGAATTGCCGGAGGCGCTTGCAAGGGCAGCAGAGCTTGATAAGACGATCGCGGGAAAGACGGTGGCGAAGGTGTATCCGCCTTCTTCACCGCATAAATTCTGCTGGTTTAATGGGGAGCCGGAAGCTTATGACAGACAGCTGCGGGGAAGAGAAGTGCAGAAGGCGGAAGGGTTTGGCATCTTTGTGGAGCTTCGGTTCAGTGGTGGCTTTGGACTCTGTTTTAATGACGGCGTCAATGTGAGGCTGCTTGAACCGTCCGCCGGGCTGCCGGAAAAATATCAGCTGCGGATCGATTTTACAGACAGCTGGGTGCTGATATTTACGGTGGCAATGTATGGAGGGATTCTCTGCTATGAGCATACGTGTGCCAATGAATATTATGTGCTGAGCAAGGAGAGACTGTCTCCGCTTGCGGACGAATTTGACGAGGAATATTTCCGGGGACTTCTGGCAGGTGTGAAGCCTGGCATAAGTGCGAAAGCGTTTCTGGCAGCAGAACAGAGGATTCCGGGGCTCGGAAACGGGGTACTGCAGGACATTCTCTTTCGAGCCGGGATCCACCCGAAAAAAAAGGTCGGGAAACTGACGGCGGAAGAGACAGAACGCTTATTTGGGAGTGTCAAGGGAGTGCTGGCAGAAATGTCCCGCCTTGGCGGCAGGGATACGGAAAAGGATATTTGGGGAAGTCCCGGGAAGTATCCTACGGTTATGTCTAAAAACACATACAGAAATCCTTGTCCTATATGCAAAGGAGAGATAGTCAAGACAGCGTATCTCGGCGGCTCGGTCTATTATTGTCCCCGCTGTCAGCCGCTGGATTGAAATTGAAAGGAGAATCAGCTATGGCGAATTCATATAAGGTCATTGACGAAAAAAACTGGAAGAGAAGCATGCATTGTCAGGTGTTCAGAAACAGTGTGGAGCCTGCATTCTGTGTGACTTTTGAGCTGGATATCACGAACTTTCTGAAGGAAGTAAAGGTGAAAGGCTATTCTTTCACGATGTCGCTCATATATACGGTCACAAAATGCGCCAACAATATCGAAGAATTCCGCTACCGGTTTGTGGACGGGCAGGTGGTCCTGTTTGACCATATAGATACGGCTTTTACATACATAGATAAAGAGACAGAACTGTTTAAAGTTGTAAATGTTCCCATGAAAGAAACGGCGGAGGATTATGTGAGAACAGCACTGAAAGCGGCGCGGGAGCAAAAAGAGTATTTTACAGGGCCTCTTGGAAACGATGTGTTCCAGTTTTCTCCATTTCCGTGGGTGTCATACACGCATATATCCCATACAAATTCGGGCAATAAAGAAAATGCCACCCCGCTGTTTGACTGGGGGAAATTTTTTGAAAGGGATGGCAGGATTCTGCTGCCGTTTTCGGTACAGGCCCATCACTCCTTTGTAGACGGCATACATGTCGGAAAGCTGGCAGATTTACTTCAGGATGCACTCAATAAAACGATATGACCCTTTTGTTATCTGTCTTAAAAAGTGTATTGGTACAATATGCGGCATGGCAGATCTGGAGATCAAAATTATAAAACTGGAAAAGAAAGGTATAAGATATGCGGGAGGTAAAAAAGATATGTGCCGGGAATGTTATGTAAATGAGAGCAGAATTACGCCGCTTTTGGGAGCGCGGGAGTGTCTGGAAAACCATACACAGTATATCTGCGGAACATGCGGCCGCTGTATCTGTATACAACGTGACGAGAAGCGGGGACTGCAGAGATGGAATTTTCCCTTCAAGTCGCTGGAGATAGCGAGATTGTATTTAAGAACCGCTGACTATACAGTAAAGCGGCCGTGCGGTATATATGAGATGAAAAACAGCAAAGGACGGGTCTCCTATAAAATCTTTGCGTGTTCTGAAGATTTTCAGGATTATCTCAGAAAGAACAGAGATAAAGAGGCTACACAGGCAGAACCATTGTTTACTGCAGGCAGATTTGTAGAATATCCGGATACAGAGGTCCGCCGGCTGACTTCTGACGAAGTTGAGAACTATCTGTCCGAAAGACGGCAGCCGGATTAGTCAGCCGCAGCAGGCTCTGTCCTATCCTATTCTGTTCTGCGTGAATTAAGATAATGTGCGCCAAAGCAGACGGCCGCTAATACAGACAGGCCGAGCGTGTTCATCAAATATTCTGAAAATGTCTGCCCCGGCTGCCGGGTAAATAAAAAGATCACGCGGTTTATTCCGATGCTTGCAGGTATGGCCAGCAGAAACGATATTCCTGTTGCGCACAGTTTTCTGCCGGGAAGAATGAAAAAAACAATGTAAATACACCAGAGTACGATAGCAGTGATGACTGATATGCAGGCGCCAAGAGTAAAAACAAGCGGCTGTTTCAATATCAGGCTTAAGGCTGCCAGATAAGGTATCACGAGAACACTCGCCGCGGCGAGTGTTTTTTTGATGATTTTATTTTTTGCCTTAAAAGAAGGCAGAAGAAATACCCAGCAAAAAAGGAGGGAGACAATGACGATCAAAGACCAGGACAGTGAGCTGTTCAGGCAGAAGTCGCAGATCAGACATGTGACTATCGCAATAAGAAAGGATGCGGTCAGCACGATCAACATAATATGTCTGTTTCTTTTCAGCTTAAGCTTTGAACTTCTGTCAGAATAGTGCAGCGCTTCTTCCACCATAGCTTCCGCATGTTCAGGCTGCTCTTCTGACGCGCGTTCTCCGTTCAGAAGTTCGCTGGTAGTCACATCCAATACTTTAGCCAGAGGGATCAATAGAGATATGTCGGGACAGCTTATTCCACGTTCCCATTTTGATATTGCTTTATCGGTCACATCAAGTTTTTGTGCCAGATCTTTTTGGGTCAGATTCTTTTCTTTTCGCATGACACAAATGAATTTCCCCGTTTTTTCACTTTGATTGATTTCCATATTCTTACCTCTCTTCGTTTCAATTCTACTGTATTTGCCAGCCGTTGGCAACAGTATAAGAGTATTATGAGGGCGAATCAACCGATTCCTGGTTGAACAGGGACTCTACCGCTGGTTTACCTCGATCAGGAGATCAAAAGAAAGGAGCCCGCAGAGCGGGCCTATCCTTCCTGGCATAAGTAATTGTAGAGAATATCAATAAATTCTCCGTTGGCTGGTTTCTGTTTAAGTTCATAACCAGTGATGCTTATAAGAAGATCACGGTTGCCTTTATACCAGCAGTTTGCAATAGCAGTACGGATACAATGGTCTACATTATCTCTGGAAGTACCAAAATGTGCCGCGATATCCATATACAGAGTTTTGTAGACAGAAAGCAGGTATTCTTCGTTTGATAAGCACAGCTGCAGCGCATACAGAAGGAAGTGAAATCCTTTCAGCGTAGACCGTATGCCGAGCCTTAGTAATAAAGCTCTTGGTTTATTCATAATGCCTCCTCACGACCTTACAGAGTAATTGTATACGCTGCGCTCATATATAGAAGAATAGGGACATAAACAGATGATAAAAAGGCATAAACGACAATATTCGACAAATTCAGACAAATAATGATAAGGTGTTGAAAAGAAAGAGGCCCGTAAAATGGGCCTATGCTTCCTCATATAAGTAATTATAGAGAATGTCTATGAATTCTCCATTGGCTGGTTTCTGTTTAAGTTCGTAGCCGGCGATACTTATAAGAAGTTCCCGGTTGCCTTTATACCAGCAGTTAGAAATGGCAGTGCGGATACAATGGTCTACGTTATCTCTCGATGTCTTGAAGTGCACTGCGGTATCCATGTAAAGAGTTCTGTAGATAGAAAGGAGGTACTCATCGTTTGACAAGCACAGCTGCAGAGCGTACAGAAGGAAGTGAAATCCCTTCAGTGTAGACCGTATCCCGAGCCTTAACAGCAAAGCTCTTGGTTTGTTCATAATGCCTCCTTATGACCTTACAGGCATATTGTATACATTATGATACGGTTTGGAGAAATATAGATAAAAAAAGATTATAATAGATAAAAATAAAGGAAAATAGATGAAAAAAGAAATAAACCGAAATGTAACGACATATAAACAAAAGAACTATTTCTGATTCAGAAAGATTTTTACATATGCAGATAAGCAATATTTGTTCATGTCCCTCTTTGTCCCTGCAGCTGCTGATAAGATAACACTGTCAAAAACAGATTCGTATGATCTGCCGGACCTTATTAGCGGCAAGTAGAAGGAGGAAAAAAATTATGGAACAAATTATGAATTATATAAAACCGGAACTGATGACTGTTGCGATCGCATTATATTTTTTGGGTATGTGGTTCAAACAGGCTGCGTTTCTGAAGGACAAGTACATACCGCTGGTCCTTGGCATTATCGGCATCTTCATGTGTGGTATTTGGATAATGGCAACGGCCAGCTGTGCCACGGCCCGGGATATTGCAATCGCGCTCTTTACAGCGGTCGTCCAGGGGATCCTGGCGGCGGGAGTGAGCACATATATAAATCAGCTCATAAAGCAGGCTGGAAAAACAGAGGAATAAATAATCTGAGACGGCTTTTTCCTTTTGCCGTCGTGCGGCAGAATTACCGCATACTATTTACTTGTCTTTTGATTGTGTTTAGAGTTACCGGAGTAGGAAAATAGCGGGTCACATAATTTAAAGCTAAAATTCTCTCTATCTACTGTACCAACTATTTTATTGCTATCATATAATTCCAACAAAAACGCTGCCATTTGCTGGCTGGTGTGATATGTTCCAAACAATTTATCATAGTCATAATTGCTGACATCGTTTGCTACTTTTCCAAACTCTGTTTTTGTCGCGGCGGGGGCCAGCACTTTTACCTGCATTTTAGCGCCGCTTTCTCTTAGTTCGTGTGCTAATCCCTCTGTAAACGTACTTACATAAAATTTTGCAGCACAATAAGTGACAGCGGTAGGTACAATCGTATACCCTCCGGCAGAAGAGAGGTTAATGAGTTGTGTTCCCGCAATGTCTCTGTAGTCCCGAACGAAAAGTGATGATAGAATTGTGAGGGCTTCAACATTCAGATGAAGCATGGTTTCAATCTTTTTTAGATCTTGCTGTGCCACGCTGTCGTAGTTTCCAAAGCCTGCATTGTTAATCCATGTTTCCAGCGAATAATCTTTCAAGTCTGTATAGAGACGATATACATTTTCCAAAATAGACAGATCCGTGACTTTGATTACAATATCCAGTGCCGGATATTTCTGCAAGATTTCATTCTTTAAGGCTTCAAGATTATTCTGACGGCGGGCGACAATGATCAAGTTTTTACTGCGGGCGGCAAATGCTTTTGCTGTCTCATAACCAATACCAGAACTAGCCCCTGTAATGACTGTGTATTTTTCTGATTTCTGTACCATTGAAAAACCTCCTTGTGAAACTGGACGATAAGATCGGCTTTTATCGTCGGGAAATCGAAAAAGCAAAACAAGATGTGTTATACTTTATCATAGCTGCCTTTTAATGTGAATTGGGCTAAAATATGTCCTTCCATTTTTGAATACAACTCATTTAGGAAAAATCCGTTATTAAGCTCCAACAATTTATCTAATGCGAAAACGTGTAGTTCATAGATATGCGCTCGGTCTGGGGGTGTCATTCCTCCGTAGAAACAAGATAACGCTTTGCTTTGCTGATTCCCTTGAATACTCGTCCAACTGTTGTTCCCCTGCACAAAGTCTTGAGCTTTCTGGCTCTCGTTCTCTTTTAGTTCTCTTCGTGTGATATTTGCAGCCAGCCAGTGTACCCAGACAAATCCTCCTGTAACAGGATAGGCGTCTTTATCTTCCAATACAAGGGCGAATGATACCGTCTCTTTTGGGGCATTTTCAATTTTAATTGGCAGAGAACAGGTCGGGATGCCATTTTCATTAAATTGTGTTCCTCGCCCGCCAAATTTGTCTTGAATAGTATTATCAATAATTCCTGTACTTGTTACATTCATAACAATACCTCCACATGGTTTCTGTTCAATTACATAATAACCACATGGAGGCAAATAGTAAATTACCCACTTTTTTGTAAGTATCTTATTCGGGAACAACGCCTTTTTCGATCAGCACATTTTCTTTACCTTGTTTTTTTAGGTATTCAATACCGATATGCTGCATGATCGTTAAGGCCTTTAGCAGCTCACGGCCTTGTCCTTCCGTTAGAGAATATTCCACATGGAGAGGATAACCCTCAAACGATTTCTTTCCGACAAAACCATAATCTATCAGCTCTTTGAGCTGTTCCAGGAGCATTTTCTGTGTAATGCCATCAATGTCTTTTTCCAGTTTTGAAAGAGAGGTTGCGCCTAATCGCAATCTCCACAAAATGATTGGTTTCCACTTGCCCTTAATCATATCGTGAACCAGTTCCAGAGGGCAGGTAAATTCCTCACGCATTTTCATTCATAACACCTCGCATTTTTGAACTTGGCAAGTCTTGACAAGCTTTGCCATTGAAATATGCCCTCCTTTGCCCATATTGGCCATAAGGTTTTTGTTTCATGGTGTTGTCCTGACTTCCAGCTGGAACGTCGGTAAACCGGTCCCATCATTTTATATTTTCGACCATTATACCGCTCTGTTTGATAAAATACAATTCTCTATTGCGGTAATAGGCCTAAAACTGCGGTATACACAACTGTTTGAATGTTGTTTTCTCACCTTTTTGCCATTTCTCAGACATTAACGTATATAGAACATATTTTAATATCAACAGAAAATATATTCTATATACGTAAAATCCGCAACCCCTTGATACTAAAGGGATTGCGGATTCTTAACGTTTTTTCACGACATGGAGTATACGGGATTCGAACCCGTGGCCTCAACAATGCGAATGTTGCGCGCTCCCAACTGCGCTAATACCCCATACCGACAGTATACCACCAGTGGTTAAAAAAGAAAAGTAATGAATTAAATTTCTTCTAAAATGAACAGTGGTTAAGTATTGATTTTTATACATCCTGTATTATTGAAAAAGATGTGGAAAGCATTTAAGATGTGTCTATACGGAGGTAGTAAAATGCAGACGAAGAAAGAAAGCATCGGAGAAGAGATACTCAAAGCGGCACAGAAAGAATTTCTGCTTCATGGGTATGAAGCTGCTTCTATGCGTGTGATCGCCAGAAAAGCCAATACAACACTCGGAAATATATATCATTATTATCCGAGTAAGGAGTCCATCCTTTCGGAGATACTAAAAGAACCTCTGGAAAAGCTTGCGAAAGTTACGGAAGGACATCTTGAGCAGCAGGATAAAGTATATTCAATGGAGGAACTGCTGGATGCGCTGAAAAATATGAATGATTTAATGGATTATGAAGAATTTCAGTGTCTGCTGGATGAAAGACTGCTGATTTTATTTGACTTAAGAACGACACAGTTTGTTGAGAAACGGGAGGAGTTTGTAAAAAAGTTTAAGAGCCATATGGCATGGCATCTCGGATTAAAAGACAGCGATTCTCCCTATATCGACATACTAACGTCAACATTTATCTTATGTATCCGTCACGTATTGCTTGAGCACAAAGACTCCGAAGATGCACAGAAGGAATTTATCAAAGTTTTTAAAATGCTATGTACGGGACTGGCAGTCAATGAAGAGAAACTTTGATTGCAGCCGTGTGCAGTTTCGTGTAAAATAAATAATATAAAAATAGATGGGGGTAATTGTCCATGATATTTCGTCTGGAAGAACAGATCGATCATAATGATGTGGAACAACTGACAAGGGAGGCATTCTGGAACGTTTATCAGCCGGGATGCTGTGAGCATCTTGTACTTCATAAACTGAGAGAAAGTGAAGCCTTCATAAGAGAACTGGATTTTGT
This is a stretch of genomic DNA from [Clostridium] hylemonae DSM 15053. It encodes these proteins:
- a CDS encoding TetR/AcrR family transcriptional regulator, whose amino-acid sequence is MQTKKESIGEEILKAAQKEFLLHGYEAASMRVIARKANTTLGNIYHYYPSKESILSEILKEPLEKLAKVTEGHLEQQDKVYSMEELLDALKNMNDLMDYEEFQCLLDERLLILFDLRTTQFVEKREEFVKKFKSHMAWHLGLKDSDSPYIDILTSTFILCIRHVLLEHKDSEDAQKEFIKVFKMLCTGLAVNEEKL
- a CDS encoding SDR family NAD(P)-dependent oxidoreductase, coding for MVQKSEKYTVITGASSGIGYETAKAFAARSKNLIIVARRQNNLEALKNEILQKYPALDIVIKVTDLSILENVYRLYTDLKDYSLETWINNAGFGNYDSVAQQDLKKIETMLHLNVEALTILSSLFVRDYRDIAGTQLINLSSAGGYTIVPTAVTYCAAKFYVSTFTEGLAHELRESGAKMQVKVLAPAATKTEFGKVANDVSNYDYDKLFGTYHTSQQMAAFLLELYDSNKIVGTVDRENFSFKLCDPLFSYSGNSKHNQKTSK
- a CDS encoding sporulation initiation factor Spo0A C-terminal domain-containing protein is translated as MNKPRALLLRLGIRSTLKGFHFLLYALQLCLSNEEYLLSVYKTLYMDIAAHFGTSRDNVDHCIRTAIANCWYKGNRDLLISITGYELKQKPANGEFIDILYNYLCQEG
- a CDS encoding phage holin family protein, producing the protein MEQIMNYIKPELMTVAIALYFLGMWFKQAAFLKDKYIPLVLGIIGIFMCGIWIMATASCATARDIAIALFTAVVQGILAAGVSTYINQLIKQAGKTEE
- a CDS encoding sporulation initiation factor Spo0A C-terminal domain-containing protein, whose translation is MNKPRALLLRLGIRSTLKGFHFLLYALQLCLSNDEYLLSIYRTLYMDTAVHFKTSRDNVDHCIRTAISNCWYKGNRELLISIAGYELKQKPANGEFIDILYNYLYEEA
- a CDS encoding YbhB/YbcL family Raf kinase inhibitor-like protein — encoded protein: MNVTSTGIIDNTIQDKFGGRGTQFNENGIPTCSLPIKIENAPKETVSFALVLEDKDAYPVTGGFVWVHWLAANITRRELKENESQKAQDFVQGNNSWTSIQGNQQSKALSCFYGGMTPPDRAHIYELHVFALDKLLELNNGFFLNELYSKMEGHILAQFTLKGSYDKV
- a CDS encoding formamidopyrimidine-DNA glycosylase, which gives rise to MIELPEALARAAELDKTIAGKTVAKVYPPSSPHKFCWFNGEPEAYDRQLRGREVQKAEGFGIFVELRFSGGFGLCFNDGVNVRLLEPSAGLPEKYQLRIDFTDSWVLIFTVAMYGGILCYEHTCANEYYVLSKERLSPLADEFDEEYFRGLLAGVKPGISAKAFLAAEQRIPGLGNGVLQDILFRAGIHPKKKVGKLTAEETERLFGSVKGVLAEMSRLGGRDTEKDIWGSPGKYPTVMSKNTYRNPCPICKGEIVKTAYLGGSVYYCPRCQPLD
- a CDS encoding CatA-like O-acetyltransferase, with the protein product MANSYKVIDEKNWKRSMHCQVFRNSVEPAFCVTFELDITNFLKEVKVKGYSFTMSLIYTVTKCANNIEEFRYRFVDGQVVLFDHIDTAFTYIDKETELFKVVNVPMKETAEDYVRTALKAAREQKEYFTGPLGNDVFQFSPFPWVSYTHISHTNSGNKENATPLFDWGKFFERDGRILLPFSVQAHHSFVDGIHVGKLADLLQDALNKTI
- a CDS encoding helix-turn-helix transcriptional regulator, producing the protein MKSSRLFQILYLLMERRDVTAGMLAERLEVSVRTIYRDLDALSAAGIPVYAQKGQGGGIRLMEEFKMDRSLLSGEQQEQILTALQSLDSVGAIEGSSLLTQMSGLFGKKAVGWLEVDFGSWGAMKKEKEYFEICREAILHCRLLSFEYFNSSGGWCERTVEPLKLCFKGGNWYVSGYCRRRRGFRLFRLSRILKLCIEDETFTPKVYKEGERPEPVQEMIPMKIRFSGEASFQVMDFFAPDDIEVEEDGTLLVNTAFPPGIWIKRFLLSFGALARVIEPEWVCRELLEEAEKIRMLYDI
- a CDS encoding helix-turn-helix domain-containing protein — encoded protein: MEINQSEKTGKFICVMRKEKNLTQKDLAQKLDVTDKAISKWERGISCPDISLLIPLAKVLDVTTSELLNGERASEEQPEHAEAMVEEALHYSDRSSKLKLKRNRHIMLIVLTASFLIAIVTCLICDFCLNSSLSWSLIVIVSLLFCWVFLLPSFKAKNKIIKKTLAAASVLVIPYLAALSLILKQPLVFTLGACISVITAIVLWCIYIVFFILPGRKLCATGISFLLAIPASIGINRVIFLFTRQPGQTFSEYLMNTLGLSVLAAVCFGAHYLNSRRTE
- a CDS encoding winged helix-turn-helix transcriptional regulator, which codes for MKMREEFTCPLELVHDMIKGKWKPIILWRLRLGATSLSKLEKDIDGITQKMLLEQLKELIDYGFVGKKSFEGYPLHVEYSLTEGQGRELLKALTIMQHIGIEYLKKQGKENVLIEKGVVPE